Part of the Paenibacillus sp. FSL R7-0273 genome is shown below.
TAACAGTAATGATCGTGAGAGCCCTTGGCATTACGGTAGATCCACAGGCCAAGCTCTCCTTTGCAGACAGCAGCGAGGTCCCTAATTGGGCAGTTCCTTATATCGCAGCTGCTGCAGAAAACTCACTGGTCAGTGGTACCGGCCAGAACCGGTTTGCCCCTAACCAGATCGCAACACGGGCAGAAGCAGTGGTTCTGATCATGAATCTGCTGGAGAACGTAACCGAATAATCTCCTCAAATAAAAACCTTGATTGGCCCCGGGCCTTTCAAGGTTTTTTTATTTATTTCAGCTGCCGGGAAAGTAAATATGCAGATAAAAAATATCTTCTTCTGTATGAAAGGAAACAGTCCCGCCATATTGATCCGCAATATGGCGCATGCTTTTAATACCAAAGCCATGGCGGTTTTTATCCTTCTTGCCGGTTTGCGGCAATTGATCCTTGACGATAAAATCTCCGTTAAAATAGTTGGTTACGTGAATTCCGATTACGCCGTGTTCTTTGCCGATAGATATGGAGATCATACGTTTGTTATCGTTTTGGACGAGCTGAACAGCTTCCAGGGCATTTTCAATAGCGTTATTCAAGAGGGAATACAGATGGGTGGATGAGATAAAAGACAAGCATTGGCCATCCGCCATGCAGCTCATGCGTATTCCGTTTTTTTCACAGAAAAGCTGCTTTTTATAAAGAATTACATCCAGAATATCGCTGCCCGTTTTGACGGTTGTATCGTATACCTCAATGGCTTCCTTTAAAGCTTCCAGCTCCTGAAGGGTGAGCTTATAGCTGATGCTCGACAACTGCTGGCGGAGGTCGTGGGACTTCATATTAATGACCTCAATTTCGCTCCGCATACTGTCAAACTGCTTTTTTTCCGAATACAGCAGCTCGTCCATGATTAATAAATCCTGCTTGAGCCTGCTGGTCTCCAGGATTCGCGTCCGTAACAATAAGGTCAACAGGGCATACAGAATGGCGAAGGTCCGGATGATAAAATCGAGAACCGCATTCTCCCCTTCAAAGGAACGGCTGACTGAGCTGAGAATCATCGTTACTACAATAAAAATGAGGGAGAAGGTAATGATTAGCTGCTTATTGGCCCGGTCGTGCTCATACACTCTTTTCCGGCGGAAAAGAAGAGCAAGCAAAGCGCAAAAAAAGAAATGAATCAAATAGTAGAGCGGCCAGTCCCGGTATGGCACCATAGTCTCAAAGAGAGAGAGGGTTTCATACGGATTTTTGTGTAAGAGTATAATCAATATTTCATATAAACGGCCTACTATGACCTGAATGGCTACCGCACCGCAAAGGCAGAGTAATAATTCAGAAAAGGTTTCCTTGTAAAGCAAATATAACGCTGAAAGAGCGAACAGATACATAAAGATATTCGTCATACCGGCGAAAAACTGCGGGAAATGCGTGTTGATTACAGACATTAGAAAAATAACGGGAACAGCAAACGGAGTCATTATACTTAATTTCATTTCAAAACGGTTTCTTTTCTGAAAAGGGAGCGTTAGCAGAAAGACGCAAAAGAAAAATTCAACTGAAATCGCTGAGCGAATAGTGAATTGTTTAGAGTAGATGCCCAATAGATTATCGATGATCCCGCTCATTGATCCTTATCTCTTACATATTCCATCAGTTTTTTAACAAAAGCCTTTTTCCGGGGCTGGCTAATCCGCAGGGCATCGCCGTCAAGGATAACGGTATAGCCCTGTATTTTTTGCACATAGGCCAAATTAACAAGATAGCAGTTGTTGCATCTGAAGAAATCATATTCCTCCAGCTTTTTCTCAATCGACGAAATGGTTGCATACTGCCGGAATACACCATCTGCCGTATGGTAGATTACATGATGTCCTTCTGTTTCAACGTAGCGGATACTCCTGGGTGATACCTTAAGAATGCCCTCGTCGGTTGAGATAAGAATATCATTCCGCGGTACCTCGTTGATTCTCCGTATGGCGCGTGACATTTTAAGGGCGAAATCGAAATATTCGACCGGCTTTACGATATAATCAAGCGCTTCCACTTCATAGCCCAGAATAGCGTATTGCGTAAGATTCGTGATGAAGATAATAATGACGCCTTTATCAAGTGCTCTGATGCTGCGGGCAGCATCCATTCCGTTCATATAAGGTAATTGAATATCCATGAATATGATATCAAAATTTGCGGTGTAGTTTTCTAACAGTGCAACAGCTTGCGGAAAATGCACGATGCTGAAAGAAAGCCCTTTTTCGGTGCCGTAATTGTCCAAGTGGCTTTCCAGCAGACGGGCTTGATCCAGATCATCTTCCACAATGGCAATTTTAATAATCATAGTTCACCTCTTCATTTAATACAGGTCCATTTTCACTATAGAAAGCGAATTCATTTTTGTCAATGAAGCGCCCTGCGCTTCTCACAGACTACAAAAAAACAGCGCAAACTAAAAGCGGTGAGCTGAATGATCTGTTATTTCATTAGATTATGCTACGAATCACATGGATCAAATCTTTTTAAATACAATGAGTGTACGCTTACGGAAGCGTATACAAAACCTTGCCAGGGGGATAAGAAAATGACTAAAAAGACAGTTAAAAGAGTAAGCACGGCAATCTTGACAATAGCGCTGGCGACAGGGCTAGCAGCATGCGGTAATTCTTCAAATGAGGCAGGCAGCGGCGGAGGACAGCCGTCAGCGGTATATGCTTCGACAACAAACGTAGCCTTTTCCAGTGCTTACCCGGAATATACCTTCAAGCAGGCCATCTTCGGTGTACAAAGCATTGAGACCTTTGCAGACAACACCTATGTCCTGACAAGCACGGATACCTTCTATTCCGGACATTTGCTGTTTAATGACGATGGTAAATATGATGTTGTTCCAAGAGGAGCAAGCATTATCAAGTACTACGGCACTTTAACTTCAACCGATGCTGACGGACTGGTTACCCTTGAGCTGTCCAAACCAACAGCAGTTATAACGAACAGCTCTTATTCGGCCGGTACCAACCCGATTGGTTATGTGAATACGAGCGATTGGACCGATGAGATGGGAACTG
Proteins encoded:
- a CDS encoding sensor histidine kinase, with product MKLSIMTPFAVPVIFLMSVINTHFPQFFAGMTNIFMYLFALSALYLLYKETFSELLLCLCGAVAIQVIVGRLYEILIILLHKNPYETLSLFETMVPYRDWPLYYLIHFFFCALLALLFRRKRVYEHDRANKQLIITFSLIFIVVTMILSSVSRSFEGENAVLDFIIRTFAILYALLTLLLRTRILETSRLKQDLLIMDELLYSEKKQFDSMRSEIEVINMKSHDLRQQLSSISYKLTLQELEALKEAIEVYDTTVKTGSDILDVILYKKQLFCEKNGIRMSCMADGQCLSFISSTHLYSLLNNAIENALEAVQLVQNDNKRMISISIGKEHGVIGIHVTNYFNGDFIVKDQLPQTGKKDKNRHGFGIKSMRHIADQYGGTVSFHTEEDIFYLHIYFPGS
- a CDS encoding LytR/AlgR family response regulator transcription factor, translating into MIIKIAIVEDDLDQARLLESHLDNYGTEKGLSFSIVHFPQAVALLENYTANFDIIFMDIQLPYMNGMDAARSIRALDKGVIIIFITNLTQYAILGYEVEALDYIVKPVEYFDFALKMSRAIRRINEVPRNDILISTDEGILKVSPRSIRYVETEGHHVIYHTADGVFRQYATISSIEKKLEEYDFFRCNNCYLVNLAYVQKIQGYTVILDGDALRISQPRKKAFVKKLMEYVRDKDQ